A window from Tenacibaculum singaporense encodes these proteins:
- a CDS encoding FdhF/YdeP family oxidoreductase — protein MDNKPKKQTDKQPSAEPPYKLLSLRTGKPKDWAAGIPGVTNAIKSLINDKALIRGGKALFKMNQFDGFDCPSCGWPDPDDERSPIAEYCENGAKAIAEEATSKRITANFFKENSVYELSQLTDYEIGHLGRLSEPMYLPKGGTHYEPISWDNAFAKIAEHLNKLESPDNAAFYTSGRTSNEASFVYQLFVREFGTNNFPDCSNMCHETSGFTLASVTGIGKGTATLKDFYDTDIIMIIGQNPGTNSPRMLSALEKGKKNGAKIIAVNPLPEAGLMKFRDPQKISGVLGKGIQLADLHLPVRINGDLALLKAIEQLLLHFEKETPGKVFDQEFINNKTVGYEDLIKQIESYDLDELAKASGILKEDIQKAAEMLAYKNRIIICWGMGLTQQPNGVDIIKEVLNLLFLKGSIGKPGAGSCPVRGHSNVQGNRTMLINNHPSQEQLDKLEEVFGFNPPRENGYDVVDTIKAMNNGKVKVHFSMGGNFLSATPDTTYTANGLRQLDLSVSVSTKLNRTHLIHGKEALILPTISKSEIDMVNGEHQYTSAENAMGIVEWSKGVLKPISDKLINETHIVCRMAKATLGSKSVVDWDRYMNSYDTVRDDIEKCIPGFENYNIRVKQKGGFYLPNGAREKNFKTKEFGDRVPFSLTSLPENKLTEDEYLMATVRTHDQFNTTIYGLNDRYRGVYNERRVVFMNKNDIEKAGFKSGDKVDLYNYDDNTERIAPLFIIVEYPIPEKNTVTYFPETNVLVSIHNTVKGSNMPASKHIKIKIKKHNPDIYDKIDGTLYKRSNS, from the coding sequence ATGGATAACAAACCCAAAAAACAAACTGATAAACAACCTTCTGCTGAACCTCCTTACAAATTATTAAGCTTAAGAACTGGTAAACCAAAAGATTGGGCTGCAGGTATCCCTGGAGTTACAAATGCTATAAAAAGTTTAATTAATGATAAAGCTTTGATTAGAGGAGGAAAAGCTTTGTTTAAAATGAATCAGTTTGATGGTTTTGATTGTCCTAGTTGTGGTTGGCCTGATCCTGATGATGAACGTTCTCCTATTGCTGAGTATTGTGAAAATGGCGCAAAAGCTATAGCTGAAGAGGCTACTAGTAAAAGAATTACTGCAAACTTTTTTAAAGAAAATTCTGTTTATGAACTTTCTCAATTAACTGATTATGAAATTGGACATTTAGGTAGACTTTCTGAGCCTATGTACCTTCCTAAAGGTGGTACTCATTATGAACCTATTAGCTGGGACAATGCTTTTGCAAAAATTGCCGAACACTTAAATAAATTAGAGTCTCCAGATAATGCAGCATTTTACACTTCTGGAAGAACAAGTAACGAAGCTTCTTTTGTATATCAACTTTTTGTACGTGAATTTGGAACAAACAACTTTCCTGATTGTTCTAATATGTGCCACGAAACCTCTGGCTTCACCTTAGCCTCAGTTACTGGTATAGGAAAAGGAACTGCTACTTTAAAAGACTTCTACGATACCGATATCATCATGATTATTGGTCAAAATCCTGGAACGAACTCACCAAGAATGTTAAGCGCTTTAGAGAAAGGGAAAAAGAATGGAGCTAAAATTATTGCTGTTAATCCTCTTCCCGAAGCTGGTTTAATGAAATTCCGAGATCCTCAAAAAATAAGTGGTGTCTTAGGAAAAGGGATCCAACTTGCCGATTTACATCTTCCCGTTAGAATTAATGGAGATTTAGCTCTACTAAAAGCAATCGAACAGTTACTATTACATTTTGAAAAAGAAACTCCTGGTAAAGTTTTCGATCAAGAATTTATCAATAATAAAACAGTTGGATACGAGGATTTAATAAAACAAATTGAAAGCTATGATTTAGATGAATTGGCGAAAGCATCGGGTATTTTAAAAGAAGATATTCAAAAAGCTGCAGAAATGTTAGCTTATAAAAACCGAATTATCATTTGTTGGGGAATGGGACTTACGCAACAACCTAACGGAGTTGATATTATAAAAGAAGTTCTGAACCTATTATTCTTAAAAGGAAGTATTGGTAAACCCGGAGCAGGTTCTTGTCCTGTAAGAGGTCATAGTAATGTCCAAGGAAATAGAACAATGTTGATTAATAATCATCCTTCCCAAGAACAATTAGATAAACTTGAGGAGGTTTTTGGTTTTAATCCGCCAAGAGAGAACGGTTATGACGTGGTTGATACTATAAAAGCAATGAATAACGGAAAGGTTAAAGTACACTTTAGTATGGGGGGTAATTTCTTGTCTGCTACTCCTGACACCACCTATACAGCAAACGGATTAAGACAACTAGACCTATCTGTTTCAGTTTCTACTAAACTCAACCGAACCCATTTAATTCATGGTAAAGAAGCTTTAATATTACCTACTATTTCTAAAAGTGAAATTGATATGGTTAACGGTGAGCATCAGTACACAAGTGCTGAAAATGCTATGGGAATTGTTGAATGGTCTAAAGGAGTATTAAAACCTATTTCTGACAAGCTTATCAACGAAACACATATTGTTTGTAGAATGGCAAAAGCTACTTTAGGAAGCAAAAGTGTGGTTGATTGGGATCGTTACATGAACAGTTATGATACTGTAAGAGATGATATTGAAAAATGTATTCCTGGTTTTGAAAACTACAATATTCGTGTAAAACAAAAAGGTGGTTTTTATTTACCTAATGGTGCTCGTGAAAAGAACTTTAAAACAAAAGAATTTGGTGATCGTGTTCCATTTTCTTTAACTTCTTTACCTGAAAATAAACTAACCGAAGATGAATACTTAATGGCTACAGTAAGAACACATGATCAATTCAATACTACTATTTATGGATTAAATGATCGTTATCGTGGTGTTTATAATGAGCGTCGTGTAGTTTTTATGAATAAAAACGATATAGAAAAAGCTGGCTTTAAATCTGGTGACAAGGTAGATTTATACAATTATGATGACAATACTGAGCGTATTGCTCCGCTATTTATTATTGTTGAATATCCTATTCCTGAAAAAAATACGGTTACTTATTTCCCTGAAACGAATGTGTTGGTTTCAATTCACAACACCGTAAAAGGAAGTAATATGCCTGCCTCAAAACATATTAAAATTAAAATTAAAAAGCACAATCCTGATATCTATGATAAAATAGACGGAACTCTTTATAAGAGATCTAACTCATAA
- a CDS encoding chaperone modulator CbpM, protein MSDKELISVQKVIVHHNLDEQFIESIESFQLIEFIIKDSNKYLHTEQLPILEKIIRLHYDLEVNMQGIDVINNMLDRMDSMHKTIQQLENKLKLYE, encoded by the coding sequence ATGAGCGATAAAGAATTAATAAGTGTACAAAAAGTTATTGTTCATCATAATTTAGATGAACAATTTATAGAAAGTATCGAATCTTTTCAGCTCATAGAGTTTATAATAAAAGATTCGAACAAGTATCTACATACTGAACAATTACCAATTTTAGAGAAAATAATCAGGTTGCATTACGATTTAGAGGTAAACATGCAAGGTATAGATGTGATTAATAATATGCTTGATAGAATGGATTCTATGCATAAAACAATTCAACAATTAGAAAATAAATTAAAACTATACGAGTAA
- a CDS encoding DnaJ C-terminal domain-containing protein yields the protein MEFIDYYKVLGINKNATAAEIKKAYRKLARKYHPDTNPNDEEAKKKFQQINEANEVLSNPENRKKYDEYGENWQHAEVYEEAKKQRGYQSKFGSGGSYQQYSSSGFDGTDFSDFFNAAFGGGRSSERRTAQFRGQDFNASLQLNLRDVYTSQKQVLTVNGKKIRITIPAGVENGQTIKIKGHGGEGINGGPRGDLYITFDIKPDANFKRDGANLYTEQSIDLYTAVLGGEVVISTFVDKVKLQVKSGTQNGTKIRLKGKGFPKYKKEGQYGDLYVTYKVNIPTNLTDEQRELFTKLSKLK from the coding sequence ATGGAATTTATAGATTATTATAAAGTTTTAGGAATAAATAAAAATGCTACTGCTGCTGAAATAAAAAAAGCATATCGGAAGTTGGCGAGAAAATATCACCCAGATACAAATCCGAATGATGAAGAGGCTAAAAAGAAGTTTCAACAAATAAACGAAGCAAATGAAGTGTTGAGTAATCCTGAAAATCGTAAAAAGTACGATGAGTATGGAGAAAATTGGCAACATGCAGAAGTTTATGAGGAAGCAAAAAAACAACGAGGTTATCAAAGCAAATTTGGTAGTGGAGGCTCTTACCAACAATATTCATCTTCAGGTTTTGATGGAACTGATTTTTCTGACTTTTTTAATGCTGCATTTGGTGGTGGTAGAAGCTCAGAAAGGAGGACAGCACAATTTAGAGGTCAAGATTTTAATGCTTCATTACAATTAAATTTAAGAGATGTTTATACCTCGCAAAAACAAGTATTAACAGTAAATGGAAAAAAAATAAGAATAACCATTCCTGCAGGAGTAGAAAATGGACAAACGATTAAAATAAAAGGACATGGAGGTGAAGGTATAAATGGAGGTCCAAGAGGAGATTTATACATCACTTTTGATATTAAACCTGACGCTAACTTTAAACGTGATGGGGCTAATTTATATACGGAGCAAAGTATTGATTTATATACGGCAGTGTTAGGTGGGGAAGTGGTGATTAGTACTTTTGTTGATAAGGTTAAACTTCAAGTAAAATCAGGAACTCAAAATGGAACTAAAATCCGATTAAAAGGAAAAGGATTTCCAAAATATAAAAAAGAAGGTCAGTATGGTGATTTATATGTTACTTATAAAGTAAATATCCCTACCAATTTAACAGATGAACAACGAGAGTTATTTACAAAACTTTCTAAATTAAAATAG
- a CDS encoding DUF4114 domain-containing protein codes for MEKLRILAIILVGIFVGCQSKIEDDIIDNMEATEEIVTKSPYTLNNYRNSLSSRISYINRTATIKSIVSGLTGQKFASRTEGVNGTQEMYYWEHVAEVAPLVVEGKTLSATHITLSGTKAYVSYHKQGNEHLGAVEILDLSNPNFPEIMSQATFLNSDINAITSDFEGDSSSRKVWLAMSDATHGAQLFELETNNGIFTENYQRVNLSNILKDGVSASANGIAVTDSYLYITSGKTYGGTVQLNKDDLFAIGKETYSDAKYIAVNGTSDNSKIVSLVTGDNAQLRVNTVTEGLNSTIYGIGEIFHQNVVEAYRGKSTMEFSPLNSDQIYVAKGKDGVTLVDVTNGEIINESKGSFLVVGNTNGVSTDNDYVYAANGSDGISISPHPTSVGENIQPVFYWDLAEEGASANYIIADGEWVFVAKGNGGFKILRKRIKDEYKTITTYTTNGKPDGLEEDKEVCSSLLPNIYANVLPERQNAIEAHPEYFTNPVKNIVVKEETELYLTFVDEGAGYKNVLGYYTYQEGSVPTSEDQLDKVVIFPNASAKGSGGELIKGNTMRLLGTFEPGTVVGFFLIANGWRNGSITDGYYSQYTDIDFNLSGRQQSIIFYDKTCNSTVIAFEDISVPNGDNDFNDAIFEISASNPSAIDTSEFNQI; via the coding sequence ATGGAAAAACTAAGAATTTTAGCAATTATACTGGTTGGCATTTTCGTTGGTTGTCAATCAAAAATAGAAGACGATATTATTGATAATATGGAAGCAACAGAAGAAATAGTAACAAAAAGCCCATATACGTTAAATAATTATAGAAATTCTTTATCTTCTAGAATTAGCTATATAAATAGAACAGCAACTATTAAATCAATAGTTAGTGGTTTAACAGGTCAAAAGTTTGCTAGCCGAACAGAAGGAGTTAACGGAACACAAGAAATGTATTATTGGGAGCATGTAGCAGAAGTAGCTCCGTTAGTAGTAGAAGGTAAAACGCTAAGTGCAACACATATTACATTATCAGGTACTAAAGCCTACGTAAGTTATCATAAACAAGGAAATGAGCATTTAGGAGCGGTAGAAATACTCGACTTATCCAATCCGAATTTTCCAGAAATTATGAGTCAAGCAACATTTTTAAATTCTGACATCAATGCAATTACCTCAGATTTTGAAGGAGATTCATCATCAAGAAAAGTATGGTTAGCAATGTCAGATGCAACACATGGCGCACAATTGTTTGAGTTAGAAACAAACAACGGAATATTTACAGAAAATTACCAAAGAGTAAATCTGTCTAATATTTTAAAAGATGGAGTCTCAGCATCAGCAAACGGGATAGCAGTTACCGATAGTTATTTATACATAACTTCAGGAAAAACTTATGGAGGCACTGTTCAGTTGAATAAAGATGACTTATTTGCAATTGGTAAAGAAACTTACAGTGATGCAAAATATATCGCTGTCAATGGTACTTCAGATAATTCAAAAATAGTAAGTCTGGTTACTGGAGATAATGCGCAATTAAGAGTTAATACAGTAACGGAAGGATTAAATTCTACTATATATGGTATTGGAGAAATTTTTCATCAAAATGTAGTAGAAGCATACAGAGGAAAATCTACAATGGAATTTTCTCCCTTAAATAGTGATCAAATATATGTAGCAAAAGGTAAAGACGGAGTTACGTTAGTAGATGTTACAAATGGAGAAATAATAAATGAATCTAAAGGAAGTTTTTTGGTTGTAGGAAACACCAATGGCGTAAGCACAGATAATGATTATGTGTACGCCGCTAACGGTTCAGATGGGATCTCTATATCACCACATCCAACAAGTGTAGGAGAAAATATTCAACCAGTTTTTTATTGGGATTTAGCAGAAGAAGGAGCTTCAGCTAATTATATTATTGCAGATGGTGAATGGGTTTTTGTAGCTAAAGGTAACGGGGGTTTTAAAATTTTAAGAAAAAGAATAAAAGATGAATATAAAACTATTACAACATATACCACAAACGGTAAACCAGATGGGTTAGAAGAGGATAAAGAAGTGTGTAGCTCTTTGTTACCTAATATTTATGCAAATGTCCTTCCTGAACGTCAAAATGCTATAGAGGCACATCCTGAGTACTTCACAAACCCTGTAAAAAATATAGTTGTAAAAGAAGAAACAGAATTGTATTTAACTTTTGTAGATGAAGGAGCAGGTTATAAAAATGTACTAGGTTATTATACCTATCAAGAAGGGAGTGTGCCTACAAGTGAGGATCAACTAGATAAAGTAGTAATTTTTCCAAATGCTTCAGCGAAAGGATCTGGAGGGGAGTTGATAAAAGGTAATACAATGCGTTTACTTGGTACCTTTGAACCTGGAACAGTAGTAGGCTTCTTTTTAATAGCAAATGGCTGGAGAAATGGTTCTATCACAGATGGTTATTACTCTCAGTATACGGATATTGATTTTAACTTAAGTGGAAGACAACAAAGTATAATTTTTTATGATAAAACTTGTAATTCTACAGTAATAGCCTTTGAAGACATCTCAGTTCCTAATGGAGACAATGATTTTAATGATGCAATATTTGAAATTTCAGCATCAAACCCAAGCGCTATTGATACTTCAGAATTTAACCAAATATAG
- a CDS encoding glycosyltransferase family 2 protein encodes MIFLSLHNLVPEYVNYWFVVGLPKFIRVFWYFVIFEFTRYIIIDYVIAFIFLITGKKRAKKFEEAKRKLFQENPFVSVIIPGKNEGKHLYKLTKSLAEQTFKNFELIIVDDGSDDDTPIIGKNLERLGLIDMFIRNEMRGGKASAANLALRFSKGKYIVHLDADCSFDSDAIEQVLLPFFINDKIAAVGGNVKVRNYKESLCAKLQAIEYLKTVSVGRIITSYLGIYKIISGAFGAFRKDVIDSIGGWDIGPGLDGDITVKIRKSGYKVYFQEKAICLTNAPSKFKVLTKQRLRWDKSIIRFRVRKHKDVYFLTANFNWSTFFSLAENVFYNVILDIMWWVYIIDIIVNYNSSLQFIIPMNFTLYFVMSYVQMLSIYIFSERREEEKYLWPYVILMTIYTGTYLRIVRTIAYYKEFFFKRSFEDPWNPYKSSIQAKRAGL; translated from the coding sequence ATGATATTTTTAAGTCTACATAATTTAGTTCCAGAATATGTAAATTACTGGTTTGTGGTTGGCTTACCAAAATTTATAAGAGTGTTTTGGTATTTCGTAATCTTTGAGTTTACACGTTATATAATCATAGATTATGTAATCGCATTTATTTTTCTCATTACGGGAAAAAAAAGAGCTAAAAAATTTGAAGAAGCTAAAAGAAAACTCTTTCAAGAAAATCCTTTTGTATCTGTAATCATTCCAGGGAAAAACGAAGGAAAACATTTGTATAAGCTAACCAAATCATTGGCAGAACAAACGTTTAAAAATTTTGAACTAATTATTGTTGATGATGGTTCTGATGATGATACTCCTATCATAGGTAAAAACCTTGAACGTTTAGGGTTGATAGATATGTTTATACGAAATGAGATGAGAGGAGGAAAAGCATCAGCAGCAAATTTAGCGCTGCGTTTTAGCAAAGGTAAATACATTGTGCATTTGGATGCCGATTGTTCTTTTGATAGCGATGCAATTGAACAAGTACTTTTACCTTTTTTTATAAACGATAAAATAGCTGCAGTAGGAGGAAATGTAAAAGTGAGAAACTACAAAGAAAGTTTGTGCGCAAAACTACAAGCAATAGAGTATTTAAAAACAGTATCAGTAGGGAGAATAATTACGTCTTATTTGGGAATATATAAAATTATTTCAGGAGCATTTGGAGCTTTTAGAAAAGATGTAATAGATAGTATTGGCGGATGGGATATAGGTCCAGGTTTGGATGGAGATATCACAGTAAAGATTAGAAAGTCTGGCTATAAAGTATATTTTCAAGAAAAAGCGATTTGTTTAACCAATGCGCCTTCAAAATTTAAAGTATTGACAAAACAACGTTTAAGATGGGATAAATCTATTATCCGTTTTAGAGTTCGTAAACATAAAGATGTGTATTTTCTTACGGCAAATTTTAATTGGTCAACTTTTTTTTCACTTGCAGAAAACGTATTCTACAATGTTATTTTAGATATCATGTGGTGGGTTTATATCATAGATATTATTGTAAATTATAACAGTTCTTTACAGTTTATTATCCCAATGAACTTCACATTATACTTTGTAATGTCATATGTACAAATGCTAAGTATTTACATTTTTTCAGAAAGAAGAGAAGAAGAAAAATACTTGTGGCCTTATGTTATTTTAATGACGATATATACAGGAACTTACTTAAGAATAGTAAGAACTATAGCTTATTATAAAGAGTTCTTCTTCAAACGATCATTCGAAGACCCTTGGAATCCATATAAATCTTCAATACAAGCTAAAAGAGCTGGTTTGTAG
- a CDS encoding TackOD1 domain-containing metal-binding protein has translation MLNVLKKSNSRRIIQDSYSFLLVSHTSELQNEELAYLDGFIIDTDTVTNANDIIYSIRTHKNIQVSLSPLFVNSIYKLPKEAAIHTDGDVELNIFSSYIQRVITIKKRIKNLTVPKVISHEKLIQLKTMAFSYSRNKVLTPIATRESYIGYEFPFISLFYKKNEAISLLRNLEKAVKENSLSVSLKDYVHLCKSCSGNYLNFRECCPKCDSIDIVANDMVHHFVCAHVAPEKDFKVDDGLACPKCDKNLRHIGIDYDKPSSIYSCNTCNHEFQNANMKALCLDCETENKLDELLEKTIGSYKITEIGEQILFNQESTSQPQSETISVGSMNTSLFKIIVNQEIKRIEVTQGDSYLAKITFENKQLELLNTDLKLNLTKEISSIIQSYLKASDILSAEKFNSYYILLPETKENKLERLENIQYNLSKLLSDNLSDTQQEIKIEIHKILGTDNSNTYFE, from the coding sequence ATGCTAAATGTTTTAAAGAAATCAAATTCGAGAAGAATCATACAAGATAGTTATTCGTTCTTGTTGGTTTCACATACTAGCGAGTTACAAAACGAAGAGCTAGCATATTTAGATGGTTTTATTATTGATACTGATACAGTAACTAATGCAAATGACATTATTTATAGTATAAGAACACACAAAAACATTCAAGTTAGCTTGTCGCCATTGTTTGTGAATAGCATTTACAAATTACCTAAAGAAGCAGCCATTCATACCGATGGTGACGTAGAGCTAAACATATTCTCTTCTTATATACAAAGAGTAATAACTATAAAAAAGAGAATAAAGAACCTAACAGTACCTAAAGTAATTTCTCATGAAAAGCTTATTCAGTTAAAAACAATGGCATTTTCTTATTCGAGAAATAAAGTTTTAACACCAATTGCAACTAGAGAAAGTTATATAGGATATGAATTTCCATTTATCTCATTGTTCTACAAAAAAAATGAAGCAATATCATTATTAAGAAATTTAGAAAAAGCAGTAAAAGAAAATAGTTTATCTGTAAGCTTAAAAGACTATGTACACCTTTGCAAAAGTTGCTCTGGTAATTATCTAAATTTTAGAGAATGCTGTCCGAAATGTGATTCTATTGATATAGTAGCAAATGATATGGTTCACCATTTTGTTTGTGCTCATGTAGCACCAGAAAAAGATTTTAAAGTTGACGATGGTTTGGCGTGCCCAAAATGTGATAAAAATCTCAGACATATCGGAATAGATTATGATAAACCTTCATCAATCTATTCGTGTAATACTTGTAATCACGAATTTCAAAATGCCAACATGAAAGCCTTGTGTTTAGATTGTGAAACAGAAAACAAATTAGATGAGCTTTTAGAAAAAACAATAGGAAGTTATAAAATAACCGAAATAGGAGAACAAATATTATTTAATCAAGAAAGTACAAGTCAACCTCAGTCGGAAACTATTTCTGTAGGTAGTATGAACACGAGTCTTTTTAAAATTATAGTAAACCAAGAAATAAAGAGAATAGAAGTAACACAAGGAGACAGTTATTTGGCAAAAATAACATTTGAAAATAAGCAGTTAGAATTGTTAAACACCGATTTAAAATTAAACCTAACCAAAGAAATAAGTTCAATAATACAATCGTATTTAAAAGCTTCAGACATCTTATCTGCAGAAAAGTTTAATAGCTACTATATTTTACTCCCAGAAACTAAAGAAAATAAGTTAGAAAGATTAGAGAACATACAATATAATCTATCAAAGCTATTATCAGATAACTTGAGTGATACCCAACAAGAAATCAAAATAGAGATTCATAAAATTTTAGGAACCGATAACTCAAATACGTATTTCGAATGA
- a CDS encoding nucleotide sugar dehydrogenase: MSTALKTNRLQVENQFPKLAYKKNQLFTNLLEKKENMAVVGLGYVGLPLAVHMASKFKVIGFDVNGGKVLQLMQHKDPCKELPSEEFKGKDISFTSNDEILKEAKFYIVAVPTPIDDLKKPNLTPLKSATATIAKYLKKGDCVVFESTVFPGCTEEVCVPILERISRLKLNKDFTVGYSPERINPGDTQHTFTKIKKIVSASTDESLETVAKVYEEVVTAGVHRAPAIKVAEAAKVVENIQRDVNIGLMNELSQIFNALEINTKDVLQAAGTKWNFHNYFPGLVGGHCIGVDPYYLIHKAKEMRYTPKLLEQVREVNESMINHIVLQIERKLYAKRFLKNNISILVKGVAFKENVNDIRNSKTAEMCLELQKRGYNVVVQDYMVDPKEVKKRYGLTIKNTTSEAFDAIILAVDHEDYKHLAYYDYLKNGTKETLIFDVKGDKKDKFPAEVYMSL, encoded by the coding sequence ATGAGCACAGCGTTAAAAACAAACAGGTTACAGGTTGAAAATCAATTTCCAAAATTAGCTTACAAGAAAAACCAATTATTCACTAACCTTTTAGAGAAAAAAGAAAACATGGCAGTTGTAGGTTTAGGATATGTGGGGCTTCCATTGGCTGTACATATGGCATCAAAATTTAAAGTAATTGGGTTTGATGTTAATGGTGGCAAAGTACTACAGTTAATGCAACATAAAGATCCATGTAAAGAATTACCTTCAGAAGAGTTTAAAGGAAAGGATATAAGCTTTACGTCGAATGATGAAATTTTAAAAGAAGCTAAATTTTACATCGTAGCGGTACCAACTCCTATAGATGATTTAAAAAAGCCAAATTTAACACCGTTAAAATCAGCTACAGCTACGATAGCAAAATACTTAAAAAAAGGAGATTGCGTGGTTTTTGAATCAACAGTATTTCCAGGGTGTACCGAAGAAGTTTGTGTGCCTATTTTAGAAAGAATTTCAAGATTAAAACTAAATAAGGATTTTACTGTAGGATATTCACCAGAAAGAATTAATCCAGGAGATACACAACACACATTTACAAAAATTAAAAAAATTGTATCGGCAAGTACAGATGAATCTCTTGAAACAGTGGCAAAAGTGTACGAAGAAGTAGTAACGGCAGGTGTACACAGAGCACCAGCAATTAAGGTAGCTGAAGCTGCAAAAGTGGTAGAAAATATTCAAAGAGATGTAAATATTGGTTTAATGAATGAATTATCACAAATTTTCAACGCACTAGAAATTAACACAAAAGATGTACTGCAAGCTGCAGGAACTAAATGGAATTTTCATAATTATTTTCCAGGGTTAGTAGGAGGGCACTGTATAGGAGTTGATCCGTATTATTTAATACACAAGGCAAAAGAAATGAGGTATACTCCAAAGCTACTTGAGCAAGTTAGAGAAGTAAATGAAAGCATGATAAATCACATTGTTTTACAAATAGAAAGAAAGTTATATGCTAAAAGATTTTTAAAAAATAATATTTCAATTTTAGTAAAAGGAGTAGCTTTTAAAGAAAATGTAAATGATATTAGAAATTCTAAAACAGCAGAAATGTGTTTAGAACTTCAAAAAAGAGGATATAATGTAGTAGTGCAAGACTATATGGTTGATCCAAAAGAAGTAAAGAAACGTTACGGACTTACCATTAAAAACACCACCTCGGAAGCGTTTGATGCAATCATTTTAGCTGTGGATCATGAAGATTATAAGCATCTAGCATACTACGATTATTTAAAGAATGGAACGAAAGAAACATTAATTTTTGATGTTAAAGGAGATAAAAAAGACAAATTTCCAGCAGAAGTATATATGTCATTGTAA